The following are encoded in a window of Rosa chinensis cultivar Old Blush chromosome 4, RchiOBHm-V2, whole genome shotgun sequence genomic DNA:
- the LOC112198623 gene encoding F-box protein At5g07610: MSSSAETVANIEGLLKQILISVPAPSLIRFKCVSKHWLSLISDPDFCRRHTLRNPNPKISAFFSSQTNEDTTINSITLGSPAGNPFKTLANSASALRILQSCNGLFLCYVEFPGEEEERNYPPVYVVNPTTNKFRALSAPSLAKKEEVYMFVRYGLAFDPSKSPHYTVVCVSHDILRGKRHSIEIYSSETGTWVKRFKALFFPSPSDEGRHIDTRRMPMHFDERSREGAVYCNGAIHWIRNRWEASLPFCSETDGVVETVGFERSKLDVLHYYDIGEESLRLAAATPPVPLVVKNIPLEKEQNFPTEFPHLIDRYFGESGGGCLYLIEVFEHCRTQFEVMEMERDYSGWFVKYHVDLSPVVAPRPGQDPNAFVVLFLSRDVETDGEDSSTDLWLHMPGKVVSYNLRTKSFKTSVELANRELFLALDDDEYEGDNYPYMETLACV; encoded by the coding sequence ATGTCATCTTCAGCAGAAACGGTAGCGAACATCGAAGGGCTCCTTAAGCAGATCCTCATATCGGTTCCAGCTCCATCTCTGATCCGCTTCAAGTGCGTCTCCAAGCACTGGCTCTCTCTCATTTCCGACCCCGACTTCTGTCGCCGCCACACTCTCcgaaaccctaaccccaaaATCTCAGCTTTCTTCTCTTCCCAAACCAATGAAGACACCACCATCAACTCCATCACTCTCGGCAGCCCAGCCGGTAATCCCTTCAAAACTCTCGCCAATTCCGCCTCCGCGTTGAGGATTCTTCAGTCCTGCAATGGCCTCTTCCTCTGCTATGTCGAATTCcccggagaagaagaagaaagaaactatcCTCCTGTATATGTCGTCAATCCCACCACCAACAAATTCCGCGCTCTCTCTGCTCCAAGCCTTGCGAAGAAGGAGGAAGTGTATATGTTTGTGAGGTATGGTTTGGCTTTCGACCCTTCGAAATCGCCTCATTACACTGTGGTGTGTGTCAGTCACGACATTCTCCGTGGCAAGCGCCACAGCATAGAGATATATTCGTCGGAGACCGGAACTTGGGTGAAGCGTTTCAAGGCTCTTTTCTTCCCTAGCCCTTCCGACGAGGGCAGGCACATTGATACTCGCAGAATGCCTATGCATTTTGATGAGAGGAGCAGGGAAGGGGCAGTGTATTGCAACGGCGCAATTCATTGGATAAGAAACAGATGGGAAGCGAGCCTGCCATTCTGCTCGGAGACAGATGGTGTGGTCGAAACAGTTGGATTCGAAAGAAGTAAATTGGATGTGTTGCACTACTATGACATAGGTGAAGAAAGTCTGCGGCTCGCTGCTGCTACTCCTCCAGTTCCTTTGGTTGTGAAAAACATTCCGTTGGAGAAAGAACAAAACTTTCCTACTGAGTTTCCCCATTTGATTGATAGATACTTTGGCGAGTCAGGTGGTGGCTGTTTGTATTTGATTGAGGTTTTTGAGCATTGTAGGACTCAATttgaggtgatggagatggagagggaCTACTCTGGCTGGTTTGTTAAGTACCATGTTGATCTTAGTCCGGTGGTCGCACCTCGTCCTGGACAGGACCCTAATGCTTTTGTTGTCTTGTTCCTTTCACGAGATGTGGAAACAGATGGTGAGGATTCTTCAACTGATCTTTGGTTGCATATGCCTGGTAAGGTCGTGTCTTATAATCTCAGGACTAAGAGCTTCAAGACATCTGTTGAGTTAGCCAATAGGGAACTTTTTCTAGCATTAGATGATGATGAATATGAGGGTGATAACTATCCTTACATGGAGACTTTAGCTTGTGTGTAA